A genomic stretch from Engraulis encrasicolus isolate BLACKSEA-1 chromosome 10, IST_EnEncr_1.0, whole genome shotgun sequence includes:
- the bcas1 gene encoding breast carcinoma-amplified sequence 1 isoform X1: protein MGNEVSSHKKKGQKGKVQNGGLNGHAVNVSDSDLTQTEPNEVTTTQSSTTAPPSTETCQTDGGVPQHSNDIVVQDKFITDCDTYADFEVIQMPEQATKEQQTVTGPQDDSENLVVETENPTSPVDITKENEDNVEQEIVHNEVDVLKKQEAETVTPVEAEWTISSADKNIEDLENTIPTIPAEESGVNGEATPSDQDNTEDATKWESDDGSPDFDVIPMAEEESEQLSHSSEDVKHIVAVEEETTETPSEPQPHSEDRPKDEAEPATETVIDEAEPATKSVTKTCSASAEESVVTHDGPTETQSEPEPTSEDELNTVADAATEIVMVVEETVSVVEETCSAVAEDSAVTQDSKTQEESEPQPTSEETETKEEAEAVTEIVTAVEKIVSAVEKICSAEGSVITQDSPTEEQSDPQPTMEEAETKEESQLATEIVTAVEDIVSAVEEICSVVAESSAATQDSPTEEQSASQPTSETEIKEAELATETLIAVEICSAVAEESAEQSNLEPTGDKTETKEEAEVVTEIVTAVEEIVNAVEEICSVVEEDTAVTQDSTTEEQSDPQPTTEGSETKEESELATDIVTAVEEIVSAVEEICSVVAEASAVTQDSPTEEQSVSQPTIEETETKEDELATETVTAVEEIVTAVEEICSVVADESVTTQDSSTEEQSDPRPTKEGTETKEEAELATEIVTAVEEIVTAVEEICSVVAEASAVTQDSPTEEQSVSQPTIEETETREEAQPASEIVTAVEEIVTAVEEICSVFAEESAEQSNPEPSSDETETKEEAEIVTEIAKAVEEIVTAVEEICSVVADETAATQDGSMEDISETEHHPELPSDDTDTPPTPQPESTAESVNPPQELNSTLKEGDEGTGENAEFQPEVETPTDVTELQTAEVEVPEPQAVLDVPPQVEALPSVSEESCVIDESLIEPCLEPVAVISDGEVSCEDPVQEASVITVHKKAQLTRGLSTDEYTQLLFNLQGACANILGDLSDFGIQSMNVNIASGDNVKLLIEFTLCPNEEAKGE from the exons ATGGGCAACGAAGTGTCAAGCCATAAGAAGAAAGGACAAAAG GGTAAAGTTCAAAATGGGGGTCTCAATGGTCATGCTGTGAATGTCTCCGACAGTGATCTGACACAGACAG AGCCAAATGAGGTGACGACCACTCAGTCCTCTACAACAGCACCTCCATCTACGGAGACCTGCCAGACGGATGGAGGTGTTCCGCAGCATTCCAATGATATT GTCgtccaggacaaattcatcaCCGACTGCGACACGTACGCTGATTTTGAGGTCATTCAAATGCCAGAGCAGGCAACAAAAGAACAACAGACTGTAACTGGTCCTCAGGATGACTCTGAGAATTTGGTGGTGGAAACTGAAAATCCAACTTCCCCAGTAGATATCACAAAAGAAAATGAGGACAATGTGGAACAAGAGATAGTACATAACGAGGTGGATGTGCTGAAGAAACAAGAGGCAGAGACTGTTACCCCAGTGGAAGCAGAATGGACCATCTCATCTGCAGACAAAAACATTGAAGATCTTGAAAACACAATACCTACAATCCCTGCCGAGGAGTCAGGAGTTAACGGTGAAGCCACACCATCAGATCAAGACAACACTGAGGATGCCACGAAATGGGAAAGTGATGATGGTTCTCCTGATTTTGACGTCATTCCTATGGCCGAGGAAGAGTCAGAACAACTATCCCACTCTTCAGAGGATGTGAAGCACATTGTTGCAGTTGAAGAGGAGACAACAGAAACCCCAAGTGAACCACAGCCGCACAGTGAAGATAGGCCAAAAGATGAAGCAGAACCTGCTACAGAGACTGTGATTGATGAAGCTGAACCTGCTACGAAAAGTGTGACTAAAACCTGTTCTGCATCTGCTGAAGAGTCTGTGGTTACTCATGATGGCCCAACAGAAACACAAAGTGAACCAGAGCCAACCAGTGAAGATGAGCTGAACACTGTAGCTGATGCTGCTACCGAGATTGTAATGGTAGTTGAGGAGACTGTATCTGTAGTTGAGGAGACCTGTTCTGCGGTTGCTGAGGACTCAGCTGTTACTCAAGACAGCAAAACACAAGAAGAAAGCGAACCACAGCCAACCAGTGAAGAAACTGAGACTAAAGAAGAAGCTGAAGCAGTTACAGAGATTGTGACTGCCGTTGAGAAGATTGTAAGTGCAGTTGAGAAGATCTGCTCTGCAGAGGGGTCAGTCATTACTCAAGACAGCCCAACAGAAGAACAAAGCGATCCACAGCCAACCATGGAAGAAGCTGAAACTAAAGAAGAATCTCAACTTGCTACAGAGATTGTGACTGCAGTTGAGGACATTGTATCTGCTGTTGAAGAAATCTGCTCTGTAGTTGCTGAGAGCTCAGCGGCTACTCAAGACAGCCCAACGGAAGAACAAAGCGCCTCACAGCCAACCAGTGAAACTGAGATTAAAGAAGCTGAACTTGCAACAGAGACTTTGATTGCAGTTGAGATCTGCTCTGCGGTTGCTGAAGAGTCAGCTGAACAAAGCAACCTAGAGCCAACCGGTGACAAAACTGAGACTAAAGAAGAAGCTGAAGTTGTTACAGAGATTGTGACTGCAGTTGAGGAGATTGTAAATGCAGTTGAGGAGATCTGCTCTGTAGTTGAAGAGGACACAGCCGTTACTCAAGACAGCACAACAGAAGAGCAAAGTGACCCACAGCCAACCACGGAAGGATCTGAAACTAAAGAAGAATCTGAACTTGCTACGGACATTGTGACTGCAGTTGAGGAGATTGTATCTGCTGTTGAAGAAATCTGCTCTGTAGTTGCTGAGGCGTCAGCCGTTACTCAAGACAGCCCAACAGAAGAACAAAGCGTCTCACAGCCAACCATTGAAGAAACTGAGACTAAAGAAGATGAACTTGCAACAGAGACTGTGACTGCAGTTGAGGAGATTGTTACTGCAGTTGAGGAGATCTGCTCTGTGGTTGCAGACGAGTCAGTCACTACTCAAGACAGCTCAACAGAAGAGCAAAGCGACCCACGGCCAACCAAGGAAGGAACTGAAACTAAAGAAGAAGCTGAACTTGCTACAGAGATTGTGACGGCAGTTGAGGAGATTGTTACTGCAGTTGAGGAGATCTGCTCTGTAGTTGCTGAGGCGTCAGCCGTTACTCAAGACAGCCCAACAGAAGAACAAAGTGTCTCACAGCCAACCATTGAAGAAACTGAGACTAGAGAAGAAGCTCAACCTGCTTCAGAGATCGTGACTGCAGTTGAGGAGATTGTTACTGCAGTTGAGGAGATCTGCTCTGTGTTTGCTGAAGAGTCAGCTGAACAAAGCAACCCAGAGCCAAGCAGTGACGAAACTGAGACTAAAGAAGAAGCTGAAATTGTTACAGAGATTGCTAAAGCAGTTGAAGAGATTGTAACTGCTGTTGAGGAGATCTGCTCAGTAGTTGCTGATGAGACTGCAGCTACTCAAGATGGCAGCATGGAGGACATCTCCGAGACAGAGCATCATCCTGAGCTTCCAAGTGATGACACAGACACCCCACCTACGCCTCAACCTGAAAGCACAGCAGAGTCAGTTAACCCACCACAAGAACTGAACTCAACTCTCAAAGAAGGTGATGAAGGGACTGGAGAAAACGCTGAATTCCAGCCAGAGGTAGAAACACCAACTGATGTCACTGAACTGCAAACAGCAGAGGTAGAGGTTCCAGAACCACAGGCCGTGTTGGATGTCCCGCCACAAGTTGAAGCATTGCCATCTGTCAGTGAGGAGTCATGTGTCATTGACGAGTCACTGATAGAGCCATGTTTAGAGCCAGTTGCAGTAATTTCTGACGGAGAAGTGTCTTGCGAGGATCCTGTGCAAGAAGCCTCCGTGATTACGGTCCACAAAAAAGCACAGCTGACGCGTGGATTATCCACTGACGAATACACACAGCTACTTTTCAATCTGCAAGGAGCTTGTGCCAACATCTTAGGGGACTTGTCAGACTTCGGTATTCAGTCAATGAATGTGAACATTGCCTCAGGAGATAATGTGAAGCTCTTGATTGAGTTTACCCTTTGTCCTAATGAGGAGGCAAAAGGTGAATAG